A single Sphingopyxis chilensis DNA region contains:
- the queE gene encoding 7-carboxy-7-deazaguanine synthase: protein MVYAVKEIFLTLQGEGAQAGRRAVFCRFAGCNLWTGREKDRAKAICQFCDTDFVGTDGTLGGKYKTAATLADAIAESWGAGGEDRYVVLTGGEPMLQVDDALIGALHDRGFTIAIESNGTLPIPRSIDWICVSPKAGSDLVQLSGDELKLVWPQPGSDVARLADLDFGHLLVQPLDDVDAAANVQACIDLVMADPRWRLSLQTHKHLGLR, encoded by the coding sequence ATGGTCTACGCGGTCAAAGAGATTTTCCTCACGCTGCAGGGGGAAGGGGCACAGGCGGGGCGCCGCGCTGTGTTCTGCCGCTTCGCCGGCTGCAATCTCTGGACGGGGCGTGAAAAGGATCGCGCCAAGGCGATCTGCCAGTTCTGCGACACCGATTTCGTCGGCACCGACGGGACGCTGGGCGGCAAATACAAGACCGCTGCGACGCTCGCCGATGCCATCGCCGAAAGTTGGGGTGCGGGCGGCGAAGACCGCTATGTAGTGCTGACCGGCGGCGAGCCGATGCTGCAGGTCGATGACGCGCTGATCGGCGCGCTGCACGATCGCGGCTTCACCATCGCGATCGAAAGCAACGGCACCCTGCCGATTCCGCGCAGCATCGACTGGATCTGCGTCAGCCCGAAGGCGGGCAGCGATCTGGTCCAACTGAGCGGCGACGAACTGAAGCTCGTCTGGCCGCAGCCGGGCAGCGACGTCGCGCGGCTCGCGGATCTCGATTTCGGGCATCTGCTCGTCCAGCCGCTCGACGACGTGGACGCCGCCGCCAATGTGCAGGCGTGCATCGATCTGGTGATGGCCGATCCGCGCTGGCGCCTGTCGCTCCAGACGCACAAGCATCTGGGTTTGCGTTAG
- the hemF gene encoding oxygen-dependent coproporphyrinogen oxidase yields the protein MTPLDPQQQTARDWFESLRDRICAEFEAIEAEAGSDARFAYTPWDRDADGIEPGEGGGGVRGVMTGQVFEKVGVNVSTVGGQFAPEFATSIHGAAEDPSFFATGISLVAHMANPHVPAVHMNTRFLATTRRWFGGGADLNPPIPYAEDTDAFHARLRAACAPFGPDVYERYAKWAEDYFYIPHRGVHRGVGGIFYDHLECGDDAEYDRNFQLTQAVGEAFLDIFPQIVRRRMGLPFTEAERDAQLIWRGRYAEFNLVYDRGTLFGLKTGGNIDAILMSLPPLAKWA from the coding sequence ATGACCCCGCTCGACCCGCAGCAACAGACGGCACGCGACTGGTTCGAATCGCTCCGCGACCGGATCTGCGCCGAATTCGAGGCGATCGAGGCCGAGGCGGGCAGCGACGCGCGCTTTGCCTATACCCCGTGGGATCGCGATGCCGACGGGATCGAACCGGGCGAAGGCGGCGGCGGTGTCCGCGGGGTGATGACGGGCCAGGTCTTCGAAAAGGTCGGCGTCAACGTCTCGACCGTCGGTGGCCAGTTCGCGCCCGAATTCGCCACGTCGATCCACGGCGCGGCCGAAGATCCGAGTTTCTTTGCCACCGGGATCAGCCTTGTCGCCCATATGGCGAATCCGCACGTCCCGGCCGTCCACATGAACACGCGCTTCCTCGCGACGACGCGGCGCTGGTTCGGCGGCGGCGCCGACCTCAATCCGCCGATCCCCTATGCCGAAGACACCGACGCCTTTCACGCGCGGCTGCGCGCCGCCTGCGCGCCCTTTGGCCCCGACGTCTATGAACGCTATGCCAAATGGGCCGAGGATTATTTCTACATCCCCCACCGCGGCGTCCACCGCGGCGTCGGTGGCATCTTCTACGACCATCTCGAATGCGGCGACGATGCCGAGTATGACCGCAATTTCCAGCTGACGCAGGCGGTCGGCGAGGCTTTCCTCGACATCTTTCCGCAGATCGTGCGCCGCCGCATGGGCCTGCCCTTCACCGAGGCCGAGCGCGACGCGCAGCTGATCTGGCGCGGCCGCTATGCCGAATTCAACCTCGTCTACGACCGCGGAACGCTGTTCGGGCTCAAGACCGGGGGCAATATCGACGCGATCCTGATGAGCCTGCCGCCGCTCGCAAAATGGGCCTGA
- the queC gene encoding 7-cyano-7-deazaguanine synthase QueC, whose translation MQQVSGKSVIVLLSGGLDSMVCAGLAREAGARIVALTIDYNQRHRVELESAARIAEYVGAAEHIVLPLDLRRFGGSALTADIDVPKDGVGDDVPVTYVPARNLIFLSLTLGLAEARAAQDIVIGVNALDYSGYPDCRPEFIQGFEKLAALATRDGDKGVEFRIHAPLQHMTKADIAAEAARLGMDAGMSWSCYDPTPEGLHCGSCDSCRLRSKGFADAGLADPTCYA comes from the coding sequence ATGCAGCAAGTTTCCGGAAAAAGCGTGATCGTCCTCCTGTCGGGCGGGCTCGACTCGATGGTCTGCGCGGGCCTCGCGCGCGAGGCGGGCGCGCGGATCGTCGCGCTGACGATCGACTATAACCAGCGCCATCGCGTCGAGCTCGAATCCGCCGCGCGCATCGCCGAATATGTCGGTGCCGCCGAGCATATCGTCCTGCCGCTCGATCTCCGCCGCTTTGGCGGTTCGGCGCTGACGGCCGATATCGACGTGCCGAAGGACGGGGTCGGCGACGATGTCCCGGTCACCTATGTCCCCGCGCGCAACCTCATCTTCCTGTCGCTGACGCTCGGGCTCGCCGAGGCACGGGCTGCGCAGGACATCGTCATCGGGGTCAATGCACTCGATTATTCGGGCTATCCCGACTGCCGGCCCGAATTCATCCAGGGCTTTGAAAAGCTTGCGGCGCTGGCGACCCGCGACGGCGACAAGGGCGTCGAGTTCCGCATCCACGCGCCGCTCCAGCATATGACGAAGGCCGATATCGCCGCCGAAGCGGCGCGGCTGGGCATGGACGCCGGGATGAGCTGGTCGTGCTACGACCCCACCCCGGAAGGGCTGCACTGCGGGTCGTGCGACAGCTGCCGCCTGCGCAGCAAGGGCTTCGCCGACGCCGGGCTCGCCGACCCGACGTGCTACGCCTGA
- a CDS encoding cytochrome b, with the protein MSFPWAKPYEPQHPLMKWMDEKLPIPRLVYNATGPGYPVPRNLNYFWNFGVLAGAALMIQIITGIVLAMHYAANADVAFNSVEHIMRDVNAGWFIRYAHMNGASMFFIVVYLHIFRGLYYGSYKAPREMVWLLGVVIFLLMMATAFMGYVLPWGQMSFWGAQVITGFFSAIPLVGEPVREWLLGGFVPDNATLNRFFSLHYLLPFVILGVIILHIWALHIPGSSNPTGIEVKDEQDTVPFHPYYTAKDGFGVGVFLLVFVALTFFSPNTLGHADNYIPANSLSTPAHIVPEWYFLPFYAILKAFTFNFLWIDAKLWGVIAMFASIALLFFLPWLDSSPVKSSNYRPLYRIFFWVLVADVLLLGWCGMQPAEQPWVILSQLGAIYYFAHFLVILPIVSRIERPLPMPNSITEAVLAKHATDTASASATA; encoded by the coding sequence ATGAGCTTTCCCTGGGCCAAGCCCTATGAGCCGCAACATCCGCTGATGAAGTGGATGGACGAGAAGCTGCCGATCCCTCGGCTGGTCTACAACGCCACGGGACCCGGCTATCCGGTTCCGCGCAACCTCAACTATTTCTGGAACTTCGGCGTCCTCGCCGGCGCCGCGCTGATGATCCAGATCATCACCGGTATCGTTCTGGCGATGCACTATGCTGCCAATGCGGACGTCGCGTTCAATTCGGTCGAGCATATCATGCGCGACGTGAATGCCGGCTGGTTCATCCGCTACGCGCATATGAACGGCGCGAGCATGTTCTTCATCGTCGTGTATCTCCACATCTTCCGCGGCCTTTATTACGGTTCGTACAAGGCGCCGCGCGAAATGGTGTGGCTGCTCGGCGTCGTGATCTTCCTCCTGATGATGGCGACCGCCTTCATGGGCTATGTGCTTCCCTGGGGCCAGATGAGCTTCTGGGGCGCGCAGGTGATCACCGGCTTCTTCTCTGCGATCCCGCTCGTCGGCGAGCCGGTGCGCGAATGGCTGCTTGGCGGCTTCGTTCCCGACAACGCGACGCTCAACCGCTTCTTCTCGCTGCACTATCTGCTGCCGTTCGTGATCCTGGGTGTCATCATCCTGCACATCTGGGCGCTGCACATCCCGGGTTCGTCGAACCCGACGGGCATCGAGGTGAAGGACGAACAGGACACCGTCCCGTTCCACCCCTATTACACCGCGAAGGACGGCTTCGGCGTCGGCGTCTTCCTGCTCGTGTTTGTCGCGCTGACCTTCTTCAGCCCGAACACGCTCGGCCATGCCGACAATTATATTCCGGCAAACTCGCTTTCGACGCCCGCGCATATCGTTCCCGAATGGTATTTCCTGCCCTTTTACGCGATCCTGAAGGCCTTCACCTTCAACTTCCTGTGGATCGACGCGAAGCTGTGGGGCGTCATCGCGATGTTCGCTTCGATCGCGCTGCTGTTCTTCCTGCCCTGGCTCGACAGCTCGCCGGTCAAGTCGTCGAACTATCGCCCGCTGTACCGCATCTTCTTCTGGGTCCTCGTCGCCGACGTACTGCTCCTCGGCTGGTGCGGCATGCAGCCCGCCGAACAGCCGTGGGTGATCCTCAGCCAGCTGGGTGCGATCTATTATTTCGCGCACTTCCTGGTGATCCTGCCGATCGTGTCGCGGATTGAACGCCCGCTTCCGATGCCGAATTCGATCACCGAAGCGGTCCTCGCCAAACACGCCACCGACACCGCGTCGGCTTCGGCAACGGCCTGA
- the petA gene encoding ubiquinol-cytochrome c reductase iron-sulfur subunit codes for MASETELNAGIEDGVRRRDFINIAAVSFAGVGAVAVVLPLLNQMNPSADVLALSSTEIDISAIQPGQAIKTSWRKQPVFVRNLVAKEIAEAKAVPMGDLRDPETIDQRTKPGKENWLITLGVCTHLGCVPLGAAEGENRGDYGGYFCPCHGSHYDTAARIRKGPAPKNLVVPPYEFTSDTVVTIG; via the coding sequence ATGGCCAGTGAAACTGAACTCAACGCCGGTATCGAAGATGGCGTACGCCGCCGGGATTTCATCAATATTGCGGCAGTGAGTTTCGCTGGTGTCGGTGCGGTGGCGGTGGTGCTGCCGCTGCTCAACCAGATGAACCCGTCGGCCGACGTGCTCGCGCTGTCGTCGACCGAAATCGACATTTCGGCGATTCAACCCGGTCAGGCGATCAAGACGAGCTGGCGCAAGCAACCCGTGTTCGTGCGCAACCTCGTTGCCAAGGAAATCGCCGAAGCCAAGGCCGTCCCGATGGGCGACCTGCGCGACCCCGAAACGATCGACCAGCGTACCAAGCCCGGCAAGGAAAACTGGCTGATCACGCTCGGCGTCTGCACGCATCTCGGTTGCGTGCCGCTCGGCGCCGCCGAGGGTGAGAATCGTGGCGATTATGGCGGTTATTTCTGCCCGTGCCACGGTTCGCACTATGACACCGCGGCGCGCATCCGTAAGGGGCCGGCACCCAAGAATCTGGTCGTGCCGCCCTATGAATTCACCAGCGATACCGTCGTGACGATCGGCTGA
- a CDS encoding glycerophosphoryl diester phosphodiesterase membrane domain-containing protein, with product MVKFDMGAAWDDTLQLLRSHTALVGTIAGVFLFLPALAFAWFGPVPIEPPAGADFNQVVATFRESFRQMIPGQLVIALCTLIGTAAILRLWLSRAGISVGEALTFGLMLFPTMIAVQILCGIAIGFGLVLLIVPGIYLIGRLALVTPAIADRRIYNPFEAIRTSWELTRDNGWAVFFFLFLVGIVIVIAALIVGGIVAVIFGSEPGIGRMMGGFVEAAFGAIGSLVSIAVSAAAYRQLALRTSSDVFQ from the coding sequence ATGGTAAAATTCGATATGGGCGCGGCGTGGGACGACACGTTGCAGCTTTTGAGATCGCACACGGCGCTCGTCGGGACGATCGCGGGCGTATTCCTCTTCCTGCCGGCGCTCGCCTTCGCCTGGTTCGGCCCGGTACCGATCGAGCCGCCCGCGGGCGCCGATTTCAACCAGGTCGTGGCAACATTTCGCGAAAGCTTTCGCCAGATGATCCCCGGCCAGCTGGTCATCGCGCTCTGCACCTTGATCGGAACCGCGGCAATCCTGCGGCTCTGGCTTTCGCGGGCGGGAATCAGCGTCGGCGAGGCGCTGACCTTCGGCCTCATGCTCTTCCCGACGATGATTGCGGTCCAGATCCTGTGCGGAATCGCGATCGGTTTCGGTCTCGTCCTGCTGATCGTTCCCGGTATCTACCTGATCGGGCGGCTCGCGCTCGTGACACCGGCGATCGCCGATCGCCGCATCTACAACCCTTTCGAGGCGATCCGGACGAGTTGGGAGCTGACCCGCGACAACGGCTGGGCGGTCTTCTTTTTCCTGTTCCTTGTCGGCATCGTGATCGTGATCGCGGCGCTGATCGTCGGCGGGATCGTCGCGGTGATCTTTGGCAGCGAGCCGGGTATCGGTCGCATGATGGGGGGCTTCGTCGAAGCCGCGTTCGGCGCGATCGGTAGTCTGGTGTCGATCGCCGTATCGGCCGCGGCCTATCGCCAGCTCGCGCTACGGACCTCGTCCGACGTGTTTCAGTGA
- a CDS encoding tRNA (cytidine(34)-2'-O)-methyltransferase has translation MEIALFQPDIAGNVGTILRTAACFGAPAHIIEPCGFPFGDAALKRAGMDYAVRANVRRHPDWDAFRHWSQIGGQRVVLLTTAGATPLPDFEFGLGDVLLFGSESAGVPHHVHDAAAARIAIPMQPGFRSLNVAVAAGIALAEALRQTKGFPA, from the coding sequence ATGGAAATCGCGCTGTTTCAACCCGACATCGCCGGCAATGTCGGCACCATATTACGCACCGCCGCCTGTTTCGGCGCGCCGGCGCATATTATCGAACCGTGCGGCTTCCCCTTTGGCGACGCGGCGCTGAAGCGCGCAGGCATGGATTACGCGGTGCGCGCGAATGTTCGCAGACACCCGGACTGGGACGCGTTCCGCCATTGGTCGCAGATCGGCGGACAGCGCGTCGTCCTGCTCACAACCGCGGGCGCGACGCCGCTTCCCGATTTCGAGTTCGGCCTTGGCGATGTCCTGCTGTTCGGATCGGAGAGCGCGGGCGTGCCGCACCATGTCCACGATGCGGCCGCCGCACGGATCGCGATTCCGATGCAACCCGGCTTTCGATCCTTGAATGTCGCGGTCGCGGCTGGCATCGCGCTCGCCGAGGCGCTCAGGCAAACGAAAGGCTTTCCGGCATGA
- the lipB gene encoding lipoyl(octanoyl) transferase LipB: MTSLPAPEWTISPGLTDYDTALADMEARAAAIQADAGGEHIWLLEHPPLYTAGTSADPAELLNPQFPVYDAGRGGRYTYHGPGQRVGYVQLDLTRRGRDVRAYVSALEGWVIDALALLDVAARRADGRIGIWTDDAEGREAKIGAIGVRVKRWVTMHGFSLNVAPDLAHFGGIVPCGIAEFPVTSLAALGKAATFADVDAALVQTLPAFLDKLGPTD; this comes from the coding sequence ATGACCTCCCTTCCCGCGCCCGAATGGACGATAAGCCCCGGCCTGACCGACTATGATACGGCGCTCGCCGACATGGAAGCGCGCGCGGCCGCGATCCAAGCCGACGCGGGCGGCGAACATATCTGGCTGCTCGAGCATCCGCCGCTCTATACGGCGGGGACGAGCGCCGATCCCGCCGAGCTGCTGAACCCGCAATTCCCCGTTTACGACGCGGGGCGCGGCGGGCGTTACACCTATCATGGCCCGGGCCAGCGCGTCGGCTATGTCCAGCTCGACCTGACGCGGCGCGGGCGCGACGTGCGCGCCTATGTCTCGGCGCTCGAAGGCTGGGTGATCGACGCGCTCGCGCTGCTGGACGTCGCGGCAAGGCGCGCCGACGGCCGCATCGGCATCTGGACCGACGACGCAGAGGGTCGCGAGGCCAAGATCGGCGCGATCGGCGTGCGCGTGAAGCGCTGGGTGACGATGCACGGCTTTTCGCTCAACGTCGCGCCCGACCTCGCGCATTTCGGCGGGATCGTGCCGTGCGGCATCGCCGAATTTCCGGTGACCAGCCTCGCCGCGCTCGGCAAGGCGGCGACCTTCGCCGACGTCGATGCGGCGCTCGTGCAGACGCTGCCCGCCTTTCTCGACAAGCTCGGGCCGACAGACTAG